From the genome of Streptomyces sp. NBC_00659, one region includes:
- a CDS encoding ricin-type beta-trefoil lectin domain protein: MDSPRLLRRCLFAALSAALVASASAVVTPAHAGPAAATAAVTFQDTFDGAAGSAVDSSKWQLETGDNVNNHERQYYTSGNKNAALDGQGHLVITARKENPANYQCWYGTCQYTSARMNTSGKFTTAYGHVEARMKIPRGQGMWPAFWMLGSDIGQVGWPNSGEIDVMENVGFEPSTVHGTIHGPGYSGSAGIGAGYTLPNGQAFADAFHTFAVDWAPNSITWSVDGTVYQRRTPADLGGNTWVFNKPFFLILNLAVGGYWPGDPDGSTSFPQQLVVDEVKVTTSDSPGGTSGPIKGLAGKCVDVAAANSANGTPVQLYDCNGTGAQQWTVSPDGTIRALGKCLDVTGNGTADGSTVQLWDCAGGPNQKWTVTAAHDIVNPQANKCLDVTGNNSANSTRLQIWTCTGGANQKWTVG, from the coding sequence ATGGACTCCCCACGCCTGCTCCGCAGATGTCTCTTCGCCGCGCTGTCCGCCGCGCTCGTCGCCTCCGCCTCGGCCGTCGTCACCCCCGCGCACGCGGGCCCGGCGGCGGCCACCGCGGCGGTCACGTTCCAGGACACGTTCGACGGGGCGGCCGGTTCGGCCGTCGACTCCTCCAAGTGGCAGCTGGAGACCGGCGACAACGTCAACAACCACGAGCGGCAGTACTACACCTCGGGCAACAAGAACGCCGCGCTGGACGGCCAGGGCCATCTGGTGATCACCGCCCGCAAGGAGAATCCGGCCAACTACCAGTGTTGGTACGGCACATGTCAGTACACGTCGGCCCGGATGAACACCTCCGGGAAGTTCACCACGGCCTACGGTCATGTCGAGGCCCGGATGAAGATCCCGCGCGGGCAGGGCATGTGGCCGGCGTTCTGGATGCTCGGCAGCGACATCGGGCAGGTCGGCTGGCCGAACTCCGGTGAGATCGACGTCATGGAGAACGTCGGCTTCGAGCCGTCAACCGTGCACGGCACGATCCACGGCCCCGGGTACTCCGGATCCGCAGGCATCGGTGCCGGCTACACCCTCCCGAACGGCCAGGCCTTCGCGGACGCCTTCCACACCTTCGCGGTCGACTGGGCGCCGAACTCGATCACCTGGTCGGTGGACGGGACCGTATACCAGCGGCGCACACCCGCCGATCTGGGCGGCAACACCTGGGTGTTCAACAAGCCGTTCTTCCTGATCCTGAACCTCGCGGTCGGCGGCTACTGGCCCGGGGACCCCGACGGCTCCACCTCCTTCCCGCAGCAACTCGTCGTCGACGAGGTGAAGGTGACCACGAGCGACAGCCCGGGCGGCACCAGCGGTCCGATCAAGGGCCTCGCGGGCAAGTGCGTGGACGTGGCGGCCGCCAACTCGGCCAACGGAACGCCCGTACAGCTCTACGACTGCAACGGGACGGGCGCCCAGCAGTGGACGGTGTCCCCGGACGGCACGATCCGCGCGCTCGGCAAGTGCCTGGACGTCACCGGCAACGGTACGGCGGACGGCTCGACGGTCCAGCTCTGGGACTGCGCCGGCGGGCCCAACCAGAAGTGGACGGTCACCGCGGCCCACGACATCGTGAACCCGCAGGCGAACAAATGCCTGGATGTCACGGGCAACAACTCGGCCAACAGCACCCGCCTGCAGATCTGGACCTGCACGGGTGGCGCCAACCAGAAGTGGACGGTGGGCTGA
- a CDS encoding VanZ family protein encodes MVRTALRARAAKAVAGRRKPAPKSGSDRGKPASKAERGGKASKAERGKPERSRWLLGRKRPTPAPAPETRALALPFRLLAMLIAFAAMVAFAVALARLTLEPSPASTALIHDNLHPGRSLRAYLDQPELRDAVKQIGGNLLLGVPFGVLLPVVFPKTRGILRVLALTAAVMLLVELVQGALITGRSFDIDDVILNTTGALVGYLLLGRRLGRAVHPRKRLRV; translated from the coding sequence ATGGTCCGCACCGCGTTGCGCGCTCGTGCCGCCAAGGCCGTGGCCGGCCGGCGGAAACCGGCGCCGAAGTCGGGATCGGACCGGGGGAAGCCGGCGTCCAAGGCGGAGCGGGGCGGAAAGGCCTCGAAGGCCGAGCGGGGGAAGCCGGAGAGGTCGCGGTGGCTGCTCGGCCGAAAGAGGCCGACGCCCGCACCCGCGCCGGAGACCCGGGCTCTGGCGCTGCCCTTCCGGCTACTGGCCATGCTGATCGCTTTCGCGGCCATGGTGGCGTTCGCCGTCGCGCTGGCCAGGCTGACCCTGGAGCCCTCACCTGCGTCCACGGCACTGATCCACGACAATCTCCACCCCGGGCGCTCTCTGCGGGCCTATCTCGACCAGCCGGAGCTGCGCGACGCCGTCAAGCAGATCGGCGGGAACCTCTTGCTCGGGGTGCCCTTCGGAGTGCTGCTGCCGGTGGTGTTCCCGAAGACCCGTGGAATCCTGCGCGTCCTCGCGCTCACCGCGGCGGTCATGCTCCTGGTCGAGCTCGTTCAGGGAGCCCTCATCACCGGACGCTCCTTCGACATCGACGACGTCATCCTCAACACGACCGGGGCGCTGGTGGGTTACCTCCTTCTGGGCCGACGGCTCGGCCGGGCGGTGCACCCCAGGAAACGACTTCGCGTCTGA
- a CDS encoding DUF4230 domain-containing protein, whose translation MTTSIKRMPGWAKVVSAFVLVLVVLFAGLRLAVLPGLRDVFGTETHDNSGPTLLKSIQDMSRYDAASGNFQVVVDLEKDAKYLPDAIRGTRTLYVGAGTVDAYVDLGRIDQKDVTVNDDRTSATLRLPHAALGKPALDPDHSYAVSKQRGLLDRLGDVFSDNPNDERAVQRLAAQHIGKAAKDSRLTARAEENTTSMLEGLLRSLGFTDVTVTYGA comes from the coding sequence ATGACGACGTCCATCAAACGCATGCCCGGCTGGGCGAAGGTGGTCTCCGCCTTCGTGCTGGTGCTCGTGGTGCTCTTCGCCGGGCTGCGGCTGGCCGTTCTGCCGGGACTGCGCGATGTGTTCGGCACGGAGACCCACGACAATTCGGGCCCCACGCTGCTCAAATCCATCCAGGACATGAGCCGTTACGACGCGGCGTCGGGCAACTTCCAGGTGGTCGTGGACCTGGAGAAGGACGCGAAGTACCTGCCCGACGCGATCCGAGGCACCCGCACGCTGTACGTGGGAGCCGGCACCGTCGACGCCTATGTCGATCTCGGGCGTATCGACCAGAAGGACGTGACGGTCAACGACGACCGCACGTCGGCCACGCTCCGTCTGCCGCACGCGGCACTGGGCAAACCCGCCCTCGACCCCGACCACTCCTACGCCGTCTCGAAACAGCGCGGTCTCCTCGACCGGCTCGGTGACGTCTTCTCGGACAACCCGAACGACGAGCGGGCCGTCCAGCGGCTCGCGGCCCAGCACATCGGCAAGGCCGCGAAGGACAGCCGCCTCACCGCGCGGGCCGAGGAGAACACCACCAGCATGCTCGAGGGACTGCTGCGGTCTCTCGGCTTCACGGACGTGACGGTCACCTACGGGGCCTGA